A stretch of Corallococcus macrosporus DNA encodes these proteins:
- a CDS encoding AAA family ATPase, which yields MATRKSEDQERLIDRDLTAMAREGKLPAAHGVDTAVTEVLGLLARGGKHPLLAGEPGVGKSALVQEVARRIAEGRVDGELAGARLVEVSVANILARSTQRQAAESFEELLIHLGRHPCPIVYIRDLPVALGGPLAPVAVRALRTGGLRFIFETEPKRVQELLRADEALAERLHLLPLQEPPLDKARWIVGRVAEELERELRLPIDPAACDLALRLSAKFLLAQRMPRKAIELLKETAAEAAGVARDHVGPEDVLTRFCAATRLPRFVVDDAMPLDLEETERFFGERLLGQTDAVAAVLRSVALLKAGLNDPRRPLGVFLFAGPTGVGKTQLAKLLAEYLFGSADRLVRLNMADYPNDGDESVPFGASWAPALETRRGELSALLDGKVFTVLLLDEFEKAARSVHDRFLQLFDEGTFVNGAGEAVSCNNTLIVATSNVGSEVYREAGLGFAAHKRAEEQVSEVDRRIAEAFRPEFLNRFDAICHFRPLSRVDIRKIAQREVGRVLEREGIRARALDVEVTPEVVDRLVERGYSPQFGARYLQREIEKTLTAALAVEIARRPLPPGTPVRVEARPGGRVVAVAEPVPPPREVTAQLLLPTPKAAAVKRRLDRKSLLIEMDRLVGRARALAVSTGRPELEERRAALLAETQAPNLWDDPLHAADVIRAFRTVEAQLGELDRLEAACQFGRRLVREAKNEVQLGSAAKQVEEVAREVQMAEALRASGSTPLDNEALVDICASDTSELQNVWVQELATMYLGWAQRRGYEATAVAEADAPARVVVRIAGPGAYGFLAGETGLHRRLEDEKRQRAYVRVHRGGPLEELERELLVLEGRPVKSREGEYLQRVRNEVTAKDEATGRVLTLIGAGELDELKGIAARVVAGQGASTDEARRYFLGRGARVEDPRTGAGTPRVKDVMRGELDVFIAAWISRAPPESSTPLS from the coding sequence ATGGCGACGAGGAAGAGCGAAGACCAGGAGCGGCTCATCGACCGCGACCTCACCGCGATGGCGCGTGAGGGCAAGCTGCCAGCCGCCCACGGCGTGGACACCGCCGTGACGGAGGTGCTGGGGCTCTTGGCGCGCGGAGGCAAGCACCCGCTGCTGGCGGGCGAGCCCGGCGTGGGCAAGAGCGCGCTCGTGCAGGAGGTGGCCCGCCGCATCGCCGAGGGGCGCGTGGACGGCGAGCTGGCCGGGGCGCGGCTCGTGGAGGTGTCCGTCGCGAACATCCTGGCGCGCAGCACCCAGCGCCAGGCCGCGGAGTCCTTCGAGGAGCTGCTCATCCACCTGGGCCGCCACCCCTGCCCCATCGTCTACATCCGAGACCTGCCGGTGGCCCTGGGCGGCCCCCTGGCCCCGGTGGCCGTGCGCGCGCTGCGCACCGGCGGCCTGCGCTTCATCTTCGAGACCGAGCCCAAGCGCGTGCAGGAGCTGCTGCGCGCCGACGAGGCCCTGGCTGAACGGCTCCACCTCTTGCCCCTCCAGGAGCCGCCGCTGGACAAGGCGCGCTGGATCGTCGGCCGCGTGGCGGAGGAGCTGGAGCGCGAGCTGCGCCTGCCCATCGACCCGGCCGCGTGCGACCTGGCGCTGCGCCTGTCCGCGAAGTTCCTCCTGGCGCAGCGCATGCCGCGCAAGGCGATCGAGCTGCTCAAGGAGACGGCGGCGGAGGCCGCGGGCGTGGCGCGTGACCACGTGGGGCCGGAGGACGTGCTCACGCGCTTCTGCGCCGCCACGCGCCTGCCCCGCTTCGTCGTGGACGACGCGATGCCGCTGGACCTGGAGGAGACGGAGCGCTTCTTCGGGGAGCGGCTGCTCGGCCAGACGGACGCGGTGGCCGCGGTGCTGCGCTCGGTGGCGCTGCTCAAGGCGGGGCTCAACGACCCGCGCCGCCCGCTGGGCGTGTTCCTCTTCGCCGGGCCCACGGGCGTGGGCAAGACGCAGCTGGCGAAGCTGCTGGCGGAGTACCTCTTCGGCTCCGCCGACAGGTTGGTGCGCCTGAACATGGCGGACTACCCCAACGACGGCGACGAGAGCGTCCCCTTCGGCGCGTCATGGGCGCCCGCGCTGGAGACGCGGCGCGGAGAGCTGTCCGCGCTGCTCGACGGCAAGGTGTTCACCGTGCTGCTGCTGGACGAGTTCGAGAAGGCCGCGCGCAGCGTGCACGACCGCTTCCTCCAGCTCTTCGACGAGGGCACCTTCGTCAACGGCGCGGGTGAAGCGGTGTCTTGCAACAACACGCTCATCGTGGCCACGTCCAACGTGGGCTCGGAGGTGTACCGCGAGGCGGGCCTGGGCTTCGCCGCGCACAAGCGCGCGGAGGAGCAGGTGTCGGAGGTGGACCGCCGCATCGCGGAGGCCTTCCGTCCGGAGTTCCTCAACCGCTTCGACGCCATCTGCCACTTCCGGCCGCTGTCGCGCGTGGACATCCGCAAGATTGCCCAGCGCGAGGTGGGCCGCGTGCTGGAGCGCGAGGGCATCCGCGCCCGCGCGCTGGACGTGGAAGTGACACCGGAGGTGGTGGACCGGCTGGTGGAGCGCGGCTATTCGCCGCAGTTCGGCGCGCGCTACCTGCAGCGTGAAATCGAGAAGACGCTCACCGCGGCGCTCGCGGTGGAGATTGCCCGCAGGCCGCTGCCGCCGGGCACGCCCGTGCGCGTGGAGGCCCGGCCCGGAGGCCGCGTGGTCGCGGTCGCGGAGCCCGTGCCGCCTCCGCGTGAGGTGACGGCGCAGCTGCTCTTGCCCACGCCGAAGGCCGCGGCGGTGAAGCGGCGGCTGGACCGCAAGTCGCTGCTGATTGAGATGGACCGGCTGGTGGGCCGCGCCCGCGCGCTCGCGGTGTCCACGGGACGCCCGGAGCTGGAGGAGCGCCGCGCGGCGCTGCTCGCGGAGACGCAGGCGCCCAACCTGTGGGACGACCCGCTGCACGCGGCGGACGTCATCCGCGCGTTCCGCACGGTGGAGGCGCAGCTGGGGGAGCTGGACCGCCTGGAGGCCGCGTGCCAGTTCGGGCGGCGGCTGGTGCGCGAGGCGAAGAACGAGGTGCAGCTCGGCTCCGCCGCGAAGCAGGTGGAGGAGGTCGCGCGCGAGGTGCAGATGGCGGAGGCGCTGCGGGCCTCCGGATCCACGCCGCTGGACAACGAGGCGCTGGTGGACATCTGCGCCAGCGACACGTCGGAGCTGCAGAACGTGTGGGTGCAGGAGCTGGCCACCATGTACCTGGGCTGGGCGCAGCGCCGGGGCTACGAGGCCACCGCCGTCGCGGAAGCGGATGCCCCCGCGCGAGTGGTGGTCCGCATCGCCGGGCCGGGCGCGTACGGATTCCTCGCGGGAGAGACGGGACTGCACCGCCGCCTGGAGGACGAGAAGCGCCAGCGCGCGTACGTGCGCGTGCACCGGGGTGGACCGCTGGAGGAGCTGGAGCGGGAGCTGCTGGTGCTGGAGGGCCGTCCGGTGAAGAGCCGCGAAGGCGAGTACCTCCAGCGCGTGCGCAACGAAGTCACCGCGAAGGACGAAGCCACGGGCCGGGTGCTCACGCTCATCGGAGCCGGAGAGCTGGACGAGCTCAAGGGCATCGCCGCGAGAGTCGTCGCCGGCCAGGGCGCCAGCACTGACGAGGCCCGCCGCTACTTCCTGGGCCGCGGCGCAAGAGTGGAAGACCCACGCACGGGCGCCGGCACGCCGCGAGTGAAGGACGTGATGCGCGGAGAGCTGGACGTGTTCATCGCCGCGTGGATCTCCCGTGCGCCCCCGGAGTCCTCGACGCCGCTGTCTTGA
- a CDS encoding M56 and MltD domain-containing protein, giving the protein MSAFVRDVLAAYLTSAVLVAVGFGLLRAALAMGMERRLDARQTLRVGRVTLGLAVVLPFAALAAREWMPSAPLFTFERSLVRYAAPLTPVEARPVRGGVPEAPSSDTGLPWASLGLGLVGVGAVAFLAWELRRYARLRRKLEALPVLRRVGRVRVVLGDAAEGAFSVWFPGGGAWAVVPSGVLEDAEALRLTVRHELQHHRQRDTVLAYARLGFDSAFFWNPFARAFSRWLAERQEFACDEALVTVRRVSAESYARCLLQASLRVPVAFSLPAGVTGMSHPTVRRIHMLFQPRPRSSVRTLGLSLSLALVLAPLALWAQGAVKGRAVSLTEARTLADAGRKEGDLPVVVDAAVVEQLNKFVTTPKGRDFMRKALANLKTHREAMTGTLRSRSLPEELVAVAMVESAVSNLPETSREPSMAPGQRGAGVWMFIPETARRYGLKVEAGRDERLDVAKETEAAAALFQALHARYGDWRLALAAYNQGEGVVDRVLAETGVRDVSELVRTGKLNGYTATVQAGVLLLRNPHLLD; this is encoded by the coding sequence ATGAGCGCCTTCGTCCGGGACGTGCTGGCTGCGTACCTCACGTCGGCGGTGCTGGTGGCGGTGGGCTTCGGGCTGCTGCGCGCGGCGCTGGCGATGGGGATGGAGCGGAGGCTGGATGCGCGGCAGACCCTGCGCGTGGGGCGGGTGACGCTGGGGCTGGCGGTGGTGTTGCCGTTCGCGGCGCTCGCGGCGCGGGAGTGGATGCCGTCGGCGCCGCTCTTCACGTTCGAGCGTTCGCTGGTGCGCTATGCCGCGCCGCTGACGCCAGTTGAAGCGCGTCCCGTGCGTGGCGGCGTGCCGGAGGCGCCGTCGTCGGACACGGGCCTGCCGTGGGCATCGCTTGGATTGGGGCTGGTGGGCGTGGGGGCGGTGGCGTTCCTGGCGTGGGAGCTGCGGCGATACGCGCGCTTGCGGCGGAAGTTGGAAGCGCTGCCCGTGCTTCGCCGCGTGGGCCGGGTGCGCGTGGTGCTGGGAGACGCGGCGGAGGGCGCGTTCTCCGTGTGGTTCCCCGGTGGCGGCGCGTGGGCGGTGGTGCCGTCTGGTGTTCTGGAGGACGCGGAGGCGCTCCGGCTCACGGTGCGGCACGAGCTGCAACACCACCGGCAGCGGGACACGGTGCTCGCGTATGCGCGGCTGGGGTTCGACAGCGCCTTCTTCTGGAATCCGTTCGCTCGGGCGTTCTCGCGGTGGTTGGCGGAGCGTCAGGAGTTCGCCTGTGACGAGGCGCTCGTCACCGTGAGGCGCGTGTCCGCGGAGTCGTATGCGCGGTGCCTGTTGCAGGCGTCGCTGCGTGTCCCTGTTGCCTTCTCTCTTCCCGCCGGCGTCACCGGCATGTCCCACCCCACTGTCAGGAGGATCCACATGTTGTTCCAGCCCCGTCCCCGTAGCTCCGTGCGCACCTTGGGTCTGTCGTTGTCGCTGGCGTTGGTGCTTGCTCCCCTGGCGCTGTGGGCCCAGGGGGCGGTGAAGGGGCGCGCGGTGTCGCTCACGGAGGCGCGTACCCTGGCGGATGCGGGGCGGAAGGAAGGAGACCTGCCCGTGGTGGTGGATGCCGCGGTGGTGGAGCAGCTCAACAAATTCGTCACCACGCCGAAGGGGCGCGACTTCATGCGCAAGGCGCTGGCGAACCTCAAGACGCACCGTGAGGCGATGACGGGCACGCTGCGTTCGCGCTCCCTGCCGGAGGAACTGGTCGCGGTGGCGATGGTGGAGTCGGCGGTGAGCAACCTGCCGGAGACGTCCCGCGAGCCGTCGATGGCGCCGGGACAGCGGGGCGCGGGTGTGTGGATGTTCATTCCGGAGACGGCGCGTCGCTACGGCTTGAAGGTGGAGGCGGGGCGCGACGAGCGGCTGGACGTGGCGAAGGAGACGGAGGCCGCCGCGGCCCTCTTCCAGGCGCTGCATGCGCGCTACGGCGACTGGCGCCTGGCGCTCGCGGCGTACAACCAGGGCGAGGGCGTGGTGGACCGCGTCCTCGCGGAGACGGGCGTGCGCGACGTGAGCGAGTTGGTGCGCACCGGCAAGCTCAATGGCTACACCGCGACGGTGCAGGCCGGAGTGCTGCTGCTGCGCAACCCGCACCTGCTGGACTGA
- a CDS encoding BlaI/MecI/CopY family transcriptional regulator, with amino-acid sequence MTKPPSAEESKPLTPVELELMQLVWRLGEVSVADVLAALPPERKLAYTSVSTVLRILEQKGVVHSRKEGRGHLYSARLSREAYEAQSVRHLVATVFDGTPSSLVARLVEAVPLSAEEVEQIRKLLGKKGGRG; translated from the coding sequence GTGACGAAGCCGCCGTCCGCCGAGGAGTCCAAGCCGCTCACGCCGGTGGAGCTGGAGTTGATGCAGCTCGTGTGGAGGTTGGGGGAGGTGAGCGTGGCGGACGTGCTCGCGGCGCTGCCTCCGGAGCGCAAGCTGGCCTACACGTCCGTGTCCACGGTGCTGCGCATCCTGGAGCAGAAGGGCGTGGTGCACAGCCGCAAGGAGGGACGGGGGCACCTGTACTCGGCGCGGCTGTCGCGCGAGGCCTACGAGGCCCAGAGCGTGCGCCACCTGGTGGCGACGGTGTTCGACGGGACGCCTTCGTCGCTGGTGGCGCGGCTGGTGGAGGCGGTGCCGCTGTCGGCGGAGGAGGTGGAGCAGATCCGCAAGCTGCTGGGCAAGAAGGGGGGCCGGGGATGA
- a CDS encoding ribonuclease J, which yields MLHVIPLGGLGEIGLNAMVLACRGEMLLIDAGLMFPTSGMPGVDIIVPDFTHLKRNAAQLKGVLLTHGHEDHIGALPYLLGDIPVPIYGTRFTLALARNRLEELGVKADLREIEPRTPFPVGEVFKVEATRVTHTVPDAVGFIVRSPEGTVIHTGDFKLDPDPIDGLKTDLERWGEAGDEGVLCLLSDSTNSEHVDETGSERVVQTTFERLFHETKGRIVVAQFSSNLHRVRHLLELCERTGRLVALQGRSMVRNVELAREMGYLDVPDSLFVHLDSVPKLAPHRVAVLTTGAQGEPRAGLTQLANGDGPVRLEPGDTVIVSARPIPGNERSVGALLDQLHWRGARIVYAQVEPGVHVSGHASRPQQRRVLELVRPRNFVPVHGEVRHLHRHLTTAREAGMAPEGLLLAHDGDVVTFEEGRGRFTGSVPTGRVMMERSGDGVVTPETLVERNRLAETGVVAAAVVLRRDTQALVAGPQLSGQGLSPDEQGVLSRVAQEARAFFEELNPQLRGDDALVREELVKAVKRAFKQHTSRRTLVVPLVVRV from the coding sequence ATGCTCCACGTCATACCTCTGGGCGGCCTGGGCGAAATCGGCCTCAACGCCATGGTGCTCGCCTGTCGTGGGGAGATGCTGCTCATCGACGCCGGCCTGATGTTCCCCACGTCGGGAATGCCCGGCGTGGACATCATCGTCCCGGACTTCACGCACCTGAAGCGCAACGCGGCCCAGCTCAAGGGCGTGCTGCTCACGCACGGCCATGAAGACCACATCGGCGCGCTCCCCTACCTGCTGGGCGACATCCCCGTCCCCATCTACGGCACGCGCTTCACGCTCGCGCTCGCGCGCAACCGCCTGGAGGAGCTGGGCGTGAAGGCGGACCTGCGCGAAATCGAGCCGCGCACGCCCTTCCCCGTGGGCGAGGTCTTCAAGGTGGAGGCGACGCGCGTGACGCACACCGTGCCGGACGCGGTGGGCTTCATCGTCCGCTCGCCCGAAGGCACCGTCATCCACACCGGCGACTTCAAGCTCGACCCGGACCCCATCGACGGGCTCAAGACGGACCTGGAGCGCTGGGGCGAGGCCGGCGACGAAGGCGTGCTGTGCCTGCTGTCGGACTCCACCAACTCCGAGCACGTGGACGAGACGGGCAGCGAGCGCGTGGTGCAGACCACCTTCGAGCGCCTCTTCCACGAGACGAAGGGCCGCATCGTCGTGGCCCAGTTCTCCTCCAACCTCCACCGCGTGCGCCACCTGCTGGAGCTGTGCGAGCGCACCGGCCGGCTCGTCGCGCTCCAGGGCCGCAGCATGGTGCGCAACGTGGAGCTGGCGCGGGAGATGGGCTACCTGGACGTGCCCGACTCGCTCTTCGTGCACCTGGACAGCGTGCCAAAGCTCGCGCCCCACCGCGTGGCCGTGCTCACCACCGGCGCGCAGGGAGAGCCGCGCGCGGGCCTCACCCAGTTGGCGAATGGTGATGGGCCCGTGCGCCTGGAGCCCGGCGACACCGTCATCGTCAGCGCCCGCCCCATCCCCGGCAACGAGCGCTCCGTGGGCGCGCTGCTCGACCAACTCCACTGGAGAGGCGCCCGCATCGTCTACGCCCAGGTGGAGCCCGGCGTGCACGTCTCCGGGCACGCCAGCCGCCCCCAGCAGCGCCGGGTGCTGGAGCTGGTGCGCCCCCGCAACTTCGTCCCCGTGCATGGGGAAGTCCGGCACCTGCACCGACACCTGACCACCGCGCGCGAGGCTGGCATGGCGCCGGAGGGGCTGCTGCTGGCGCACGACGGGGACGTGGTGACGTTCGAGGAGGGGCGGGGCCGCTTCACTGGCAGCGTGCCCACGGGGCGCGTCATGATGGAGCGCTCCGGGGACGGGGTGGTGACGCCGGAGACGCTGGTGGAGCGCAACCGGCTGGCGGAGACGGGCGTGGTGGCCGCGGCGGTGGTGCTCCGGCGCGACACCCAGGCCCTGGTGGCGGGGCCCCAGCTGTCCGGCCAGGGCCTCAGCCCGGACGAGCAGGGCGTCCTGTCCCGGGTGGCCCAGGAGGCCCGGGCCTTCTTCGAGGAGCTCAACCCCCAGCTCCGCGGGGACGACGCCCTGGTGCGCGAGGAGCTGGTCAAGGCCGTGAAACGGGCCTTCAAGCAGCACACCTCCCGGCGGACCCTGGTGGTGCCCTTGGTCGTCCGGGTGTAG
- a CDS encoding YajQ family cyclic di-GMP-binding protein, producing the protein MPSFDVISKIDLAELDNAVNQTRKELSTRYDFQGVKAEIDIAPDHSALTLKTNSEEKLQAAKEVLLGKLAKRGISLRVLEFGDIEKTGLSNVKQPIKLQQGIPVEKSKELIKVLKESKIKVQGSIQADQLRVTGKNRDDLQEAMALFRKEQDRLSLDMQFTNFRD; encoded by the coding sequence ATGCCCTCCTTCGACGTCATCTCCAAGATCGATCTGGCTGAGCTCGACAACGCGGTGAATCAGACCCGCAAGGAGCTCAGCACCCGCTACGACTTCCAGGGCGTGAAGGCCGAAATCGACATCGCCCCGGACCATTCCGCGCTCACGCTCAAGACGAACAGCGAGGAGAAGCTCCAGGCCGCCAAGGAGGTCCTGCTCGGCAAGCTGGCCAAGCGCGGCATCAGCCTGCGCGTGCTGGAGTTCGGCGACATCGAGAAGACGGGCCTGTCCAACGTCAAGCAGCCCATCAAGCTCCAGCAGGGCATCCCGGTGGAGAAGTCCAAGGAGCTGATCAAGGTCCTCAAGGAGTCGAAGATCAAGGTGCAGGGCTCCATCCAGGCGGATCAGCTCCGCGTCACGGGCAAGAACCGCGACGACCTGCAGGAGGCCATGGCGCTGTTCCGCAAGGAGCAGGACCGGCTGAGCCTGGACATGCAGTTCACCAACTTCCGCGACTAG
- the rimO gene encoding 30S ribosomal protein S12 methylthiotransferase RimO, translating into MTLGCPKNRVDSEVMLGTLRTRGYSLVQEAADAEVIVVNTCAFIGPAKQESVDSILEMAELKKSGSCKTLVVTGCLSQRYGQELSQEMPEVDHFLGTSAYAQIGDLLAAEATPRQVIPDPEYIHNAETPRINSMPKYTAYLKISEGCDNACAFCIIPKLRGAQRSRAVADIVAEARKLADSGVQELNLVAQDLTAYGHDLPGKPKLHELLKELVKVDVKWIRLHYAYPRVFPDELIDVIATEPKIAKYLDMPVQHASDKLLLSMKRGRNAEFLKKLLGKLRERVPNLVMRTSLIVGLPGETEEDFELLKEFVKEQRFQRLGVFQYSDEENTAAFDLPNKVPAKTIERRWREVMAIQKRINREQNKKLVGQKLTVLVEGPSEESEHLLVGRHEGQAPEIDGQVYINDGLAYPGEFVTVEVTEAHDYDLIARVVERPDPKQRAHTPREAHPAPVPLKAMVRPPEPRPE; encoded by the coding sequence ATGACCCTCGGCTGCCCGAAGAACCGGGTGGACTCCGAGGTGATGCTGGGCACCCTGCGCACGCGTGGCTATTCGCTCGTGCAGGAGGCCGCGGACGCCGAGGTCATCGTGGTCAACACGTGCGCCTTCATCGGCCCGGCGAAGCAGGAGTCGGTGGACTCCATCTTGGAGATGGCGGAGCTGAAGAAGTCGGGCTCCTGCAAGACGCTCGTCGTCACGGGCTGCCTGTCCCAGCGCTACGGCCAGGAGCTGTCGCAGGAGATGCCGGAGGTGGACCACTTCCTGGGCACCAGCGCGTACGCCCAGATTGGTGACCTCTTGGCGGCGGAGGCCACGCCGCGCCAGGTGATTCCGGATCCGGAATACATCCACAACGCGGAGACGCCGCGCATCAACTCGATGCCGAAGTACACGGCGTACCTGAAGATTTCGGAAGGGTGCGACAACGCCTGCGCGTTCTGCATCATCCCCAAGCTGCGCGGTGCCCAGCGCTCGCGCGCGGTGGCGGACATCGTGGCGGAGGCTCGGAAGCTGGCGGACAGCGGCGTGCAGGAGCTGAACCTCGTCGCGCAGGACCTGACGGCGTACGGGCATGACCTGCCTGGAAAGCCGAAGCTCCACGAGCTGCTCAAGGAGCTGGTGAAGGTGGACGTGAAGTGGATCCGCCTGCACTACGCCTACCCGCGCGTGTTCCCGGACGAGCTCATCGACGTCATCGCGACCGAGCCGAAGATCGCCAAGTACCTGGACATGCCGGTGCAGCACGCCAGCGACAAGCTGCTCCTGTCCATGAAGCGCGGCCGCAACGCGGAGTTCCTCAAGAAGCTGCTGGGCAAGCTGCGCGAGCGCGTCCCGAACCTGGTGATGCGCACCTCGCTCATCGTCGGCCTGCCGGGTGAGACGGAGGAGGACTTCGAGCTCTTGAAGGAGTTCGTGAAGGAGCAGCGCTTCCAGCGCCTGGGCGTGTTCCAGTACTCGGACGAGGAGAACACCGCCGCGTTCGACCTGCCCAACAAGGTTCCGGCGAAGACCATCGAGCGCCGCTGGCGCGAGGTGATGGCCATCCAGAAGCGAATCAACCGCGAGCAGAACAAGAAGCTCGTGGGCCAGAAGCTCACCGTGCTGGTGGAGGGCCCCAGCGAGGAGTCCGAGCACCTGCTGGTGGGCCGCCACGAGGGCCAGGCGCCGGAGATCGACGGGCAGGTCTACATCAACGACGGCCTGGCGTACCCGGGCGAGTTCGTCACCGTGGAGGTGACGGAGGCGCACGACTACGACCTCATCGCCCGCGTGGTGGAGCGTCCGGATCCGAAGCAGCGCGCGCACACCCCGCGCGAGGCCCACCCCGCGCCCGTGCCGCTGAAGGCGATGGTGCGTCCGCCGGAGCCCCGTCCGGAGTAG
- a CDS encoding LolA family protein: MLLESLLFALLTQAPTTAPAPKPAAAAKAPAATPKPAAPKDAGTAAMPPAAKQGDASVAPSASKPAPKPMAPEVKTLVDRMQAFYEKTGDFKAGFRQDYKYKAFRRTQTSTGTVTYKKPGLMRWEYENPSKRTFVLAGNKVYMHDPEAQTLSVAAMDTSKLSASVTFLFGQGKLADEFAITKGDCKDCKGTLLVLDPLKEEPRFRQVRLEVDPATAQVLKSTVVDPDGSENTIAFLDLKTNVGIAADSFKLNPPEGTRVDDFTKKAQ; this comes from the coding sequence ATGTTGCTGGAATCCCTGCTCTTCGCGCTGCTCACGCAGGCCCCCACCACCGCGCCCGCGCCGAAGCCCGCGGCCGCCGCCAAGGCCCCCGCCGCCACGCCGAAGCCCGCCGCCCCCAAGGACGCCGGCACGGCCGCCATGCCCCCCGCCGCGAAGCAGGGCGACGCCAGCGTGGCCCCCAGCGCCTCGAAGCCCGCGCCGAAGCCGATGGCGCCCGAGGTGAAGACGCTCGTGGACCGGATGCAGGCCTTCTACGAGAAGACGGGCGACTTCAAGGCGGGCTTCCGGCAGGACTACAAGTACAAGGCCTTCCGCCGCACGCAGACGTCCACCGGCACGGTGACCTACAAGAAGCCGGGCCTGATGCGCTGGGAGTACGAGAACCCGTCCAAGCGGACGTTCGTGCTCGCGGGCAACAAGGTCTACATGCACGACCCGGAGGCGCAGACGCTGTCGGTGGCGGCCATGGACACCAGCAAGCTGTCCGCGTCGGTGACGTTCCTCTTCGGCCAGGGAAAGCTGGCGGACGAGTTCGCCATCACCAAGGGCGACTGCAAGGACTGCAAGGGCACGTTGCTGGTGCTGGATCCGCTCAAGGAGGAGCCGCGCTTCCGCCAGGTGCGCCTGGAGGTGGACCCCGCGACGGCGCAGGTGCTCAAGAGCACCGTGGTGGATCCGGACGGCAGTGAGAACACCATCGCCTTCCTGGACCTGAAGACGAACGTTGGCATCGCGGCGGACAGCTTCAAGCTGAACCCGCCCGAGGGCACCCGCGTGGACGACTTCACCAAGAAGGCGCAGTAG
- a CDS encoding TrmH family RNA methyltransferase, protein MAGGGPRYEKFERDVVEPEQFLLDVRKEKIDRVVSQRTRNFVVVLDRLEDNFNMAAVLRTCESMGVQEVHVVVNPEAPFIPNLRVAQGCDKWLDVHLYKTFAECREHLKGRGFSLYASALREGATNLYSLRFDTKFAMVFGNERYGVSDDVLNGVDGTFWVPMKGFSQSLNISAAASASITRAVAWRDEHLAGGSGDLSPEEAQELRERFYLLGVKQRKRLVKATQR, encoded by the coding sequence ATGGCTGGTGGAGGCCCCCGCTACGAGAAGTTCGAGCGCGACGTCGTCGAGCCGGAGCAGTTCCTGCTCGACGTGCGGAAGGAGAAGATCGACCGCGTCGTCAGCCAGCGCACGCGCAACTTCGTGGTGGTACTCGACCGGCTGGAGGACAACTTCAACATGGCCGCGGTGCTGCGCACCTGCGAGTCCATGGGCGTGCAGGAGGTGCACGTCGTCGTCAACCCGGAAGCGCCCTTCATCCCCAACCTGCGGGTGGCCCAGGGCTGCGACAAGTGGTTGGACGTGCACCTCTACAAGACGTTCGCGGAGTGCCGCGAGCACCTGAAGGGGCGGGGCTTCAGCCTCTACGCGTCGGCGCTGCGCGAGGGGGCCACCAACCTCTACAGCCTGCGCTTCGACACGAAGTTCGCCATGGTGTTCGGCAACGAGCGCTATGGCGTGAGCGACGACGTGCTCAACGGCGTGGACGGCACCTTCTGGGTGCCCATGAAGGGCTTCAGCCAGAGCCTGAACATCTCCGCGGCGGCGTCCGCCAGCATCACCCGGGCGGTCGCCTGGCGGGACGAGCACCTGGCGGGGGGCTCCGGGGACCTGTCCCCCGAGGAGGCCCAGGAACTGCGCGAGCGCTTCTACCTGCTGGGCGTGAAGCAGCGGAAGCGTCTGGTCAAAGCCACACAGCGGTGA